In Dysidea avara chromosome 6, odDysAvar1.4, whole genome shotgun sequence, the genomic stretch AAGTAGGGGTCTATACTTGGTAGCTGACATATCACACATATTGTTAgtgattccggaattccgtaaattttgcataaaattttctccgtgaatcttccattggagagttggcacaatcattTCGCTGCCATACGAGCGATTGATCAAACATTTGGATcgtttctagggtttctgggggcaaggaatacaatggtgcagttagtttcccgctacaaatatgtttgtgtggagttttatgctaattataagattattttgcaatatagccaccacaatgttatgttctttttgcaagaaacgacccagcacatgttagttacaccaaggtgagcatttttgtccatgtagttttcaatattaccatgctaaaagtcagcaaatttgcaccacaaatggctcatctctttgatgcaccattttggtagctttcaaggagctgtacattaagagacaaaacaatttgttacactttttcagctataagtcactaagtctaagtccttgaaattaggttaggtaatcctaaggctgcagcacatgttgctgcagaccttcagtgctggtcactgtaaagcattaatacaatacaatacaatcatATAAACAgttataaatcaacagtacaactccttgctttgcatgcacattgtatttttgagtggagaTGACTGGaacagagtggttgcacttcaccatgtgtgtgttgttttgtcatccgcaagatgctaaatgcatgcaactatttagtggctttctatggaggtgacctttattcagagggtcttacaagtaaggttacactgtggtccatgtaataaggtatttataacagaaaacagaatttcaaaatgttattgcaaagctcggttataagcatttgttcaattgtgccatttttgggccTTTTTGCAATGGAAagatatggagaaaattttgcctattttaaaggacaaaattgcttataactctaCCATCCtataatggatttttaaaatctaagtgtttatgagatcctcagGGAGTACTACtcaaggctatgctaaataaaaattatttccattaattttaaaattctcccggaatcgcTAATATTGTCGTGTCCGGTGGTTCTTTGACGAAGTTGTAGTCGTACCCGCCACTTTTGTTGGGTGTGGCTGCCATCAAGTCAGGATTCTTTTGAGGATTGAGTTAGGATAGTAACACAATATGATTGTCGTTGCGCAGATAATTGAATAGAGTGACTTTCCGCGCAGTAAAATCGGTAACGAAAATAATATTTATTGCTTCAATTCTTTATCACATGTCTGTTCTTCTTACGTAATTTCGAATCACGTGATTGTGAATTCCAAAAAACGTGCACCATTGGTGAACCGGGCTGTGAACGAAGTAATGAGGTTAGTCTGTGAATTGTTAAATGCTTTCAATTACCTTATCCAACCTCAGGGGGGTTGGCTGCTCGTTTGGCACGGATTTGCTTTGCTGCAGACACCGGCTGAGCGAGCGGCTGAGACACCCGGCCGGGCGCCAGAATGTAAGCTTTGTCAATGAGTTGTATAAGTGCTAcgtagcatatatatatatatatatggttgtATACCCTTGCCCCCTAGTCCAGACCGCTTTTTGAGTGACGGTTGCAAATGGTCATGCACTACCGAGGGTCCTTCACTTGTAGAAATATCGGCAATGGTGGCAGAAAATTTAATTCAGAAATGAGGAAGTTTAAATCAGAAAATGTGAAAATTTAACTTGAAATTTTCGACACCAGACGATGATTCAATGATCAGCTGAGCCAATAAATCACTAATAAACTAGCTAGGTACATAGCTAaggtcactccaaataaattctctgtttcccgtcctggacacTGACATATtcgcatgcgggcgggcgggcggtccatttccatttttcattataagatataagattggctagcctttcaagccattatttgcctggaacagccaaaaaggctgcataaaagcatgcttaagcttgttccttccttagtaagttgcaaaaataacacaaacgcgacgtttgtgctgacttgataacactgctgacacgtgagctgacactgtttcaagatagcttttactgagtctatcagtatgcaagaataaccggaaaataatggaagaatacggaataatggaatatttagagctggcagtaaccagatgcgggcgctGGACGGGAAACAGGTGGAATGGCCTAACTGTATCCTTTCCGACTTAGTTCAGTCAAGGTAGTTTCGTGCCCAgacagtttttttttctttttgtgtgggggcggagaaaaaaaggttTTTGATTGGTGAAAATATACATTGATCACTTGAATTAGCCTTAAAAAcagccttgattgcttgataatttagcacatatttTCATAAATTCTCGTTTTGGTTGTGAGCTAGTTTAATCACCGCTTTCTAGGACGTCTTGAACGCTTGATTCAGTGCTAATTTACCTCCTGATTgcttgatttgattttgatcccGGTCACAATTGGTTCTAcgggactattggtagtgactaccccttgtcaGTTCGTGTGCCAGCAGGTTTGTTACAGACTTAAGTGGAACGGTTTGAAAAAACGACATACCCATGATGACCTGCTGAGCACACCGGGTACTGTGGAGTTATCAAAACTGTTTAAGGCATTTCTACTTTGCAAGCAATTCAACCTAATCAACAAAGCCGCTTTGTTTGCCAGAATCGAAAGGTTGCAAAGGTAGAAAATTGCATGCACAAGAgttcaaattttgaaattttattgaTGAGATTTAGAGTGAAGAACCCCTCCATGACTACATCATGCCATTCATTTTCCGCCGACCactcaaaaaaaaaacaaccaacAAACAAACGATGTCTGGCCAATGGATTGCTCCACTATAGGAAAAGTGGTTTGGCCAATAGGAAACGAGTAATCTTCATCCATTTGTTGTGGGTGTGGCCATTGTAGCAAGAAAGCAAAGATATTCAAAGATATTGGCTTGCCAAGTACAGAAAGAAGTATCATGTATTGGTTCTGTATTTTTACTACCTGGGATGATAAGGTGTGGAGTTCTGTTTGATAATGGACAGAAATTCGGCCAACCTGGCACAAAGCAGCTGTACGTTTGAAGGGTTAAATTTTCGTAGAAGCTaaataattaaaaaattaaacTTCGAAAATAACCTGTTATATAAATAAGCCTATTTAGTGTCTAATGTGTATTTAGTGTAATGTGTATTTAGTGTCTAATGTGAAACACATATTGGAAGTTTTCAGGTTGCACTGAAGGTATAGCAAATAAAATGGGTACACAATTTATATACTTACTATCAAAATGTTTATCAGTAGAGTTTACAAGGTAGCCAGGTGAAGAGTTCACTGGTGAAAATCCCACATCAGAGTCAGTCACTTCTGAGTCTGATGTTGTTCTGATAACACCTAGAGCAGGGTTGCCCTGGTAACAGAAGTGACAAATCTCCATAATAATGTCCCTGAGGTGAATCAATTTCTGGGTTAACACCACAGCCAAGAGCAAAGCTGGATAGTGCATGATAGTGAGTCATAATGAGAATTGCATTAGCTAGTTCTCCTAATGAAAAACTCTCTGGTCCAATCAGGAGGCCCTGGTAAGCAAATAAATAACATTTAGTGTACAGTGACTATCTAACATTTTACTACATGACTTCCTGTACATACTTTGACCACTATCAATGGATCCTACTAACAACCTTCACAATGGGCAATATCCGCAATGATGAAATTTTATGTCATAATTGAGAAAATGACCATGTTAGTGTAGGGGCATCAGAAACTTTGGCATATAGTATTCGAAATGAaatgttgtctgtagtttttTTTACACATGAACCAGGAGATGATTAAGGTAGTACACGTACAGTGATGATGTAAACtcactccaacaaggaaagcagttTAATTAATATTAATGTGTTAAATAATGCTGTGTCAATTTTTATTTGCGCATTAATATAAAAGACAAAAGATAAATATATTGATGCTGTTGCTTCTTTCCAGGTCTTACAGTAGATTATCTAGTTTTGACCAGTGGTTGAAACTTGAATCTCCAACAGAAACAGAAAATGAGAGTGAACAGAGGGGGTCTGACATTCAAATGACAGAAATTGATAGTGCAACTAATAGCGATCAAGATGAATATTGCAGTGacattgatgaagatgatgaaataTACTTTGATGATATGGAATTAGAAAACACAGCTCCTCTTGTAACACAAGGTTTTTTAATGGTGACAATAAGACAAATGCCTCAACTAGCATCATTTTCTCCAAACAGCAACATAGTAAGCTATCTTTGCCTACTGTTGAAGAAGAAGAACCATATCCTACCACTACATATAATAATGGCTCAGACTTGCAACTTGAGAAGTTACAAGACTACTCTATTGGATTTAAAGGTAGACAAGATACCAATCATGAGTTATTCAAGAAACAAGCCAGCTCATTCAGTTTACCAGAAGCAGGGAATTCTTCTAATCTTGAACTACTTGTGAGAGGAAAACCATCTACAGATAGAACTGAAGCTGGAAGCAAAACACGTTATAAACTACAAAGAAAAAGTACAAGACAGCGATTTTCTCGAACACCTAAAGATTTGTATCTTCAACATCGTACATCACGTTTCCAGAGTAAGTTTCTCAATGGTGATGAATTTCATGTAATCTGGAAACCTGACACACCAAATGTCACAACTGCCAGACTGAGTGATTCAAATGCAAAAGAATCTACTACAGTGCCAAAAATTGATCCTAGTTTACCTAAGTCAACTTCTTAGAGCCAACAATGTGAAACTGTTTCTCCAGCAGCTAATAGCACTACATCCACTCCAAGTACACCAGCAGATTTGTGCTTTAGACAAAAAACGTGTAAATGTAGCTCATGAAGTGTGTAAAGATCAGAACATTAAACTGGTACAGCCAGAAGTTTCTCAAAATGTCAAGCAACGTGCTCTCCGACTTGCTTCAAGATATGTTTCTTTCCGAATTAGTAAGAAACCTCAAGATATGGCTGATGTAGTATTGCAAGCCCAAAAACAATTACTTCTTACTAACTCTGATCAACCACTAAGTCCAAAACAAAAGTGGCAAAGGGCTGTTTTATTATCAGCCAACAAAACGAAAATAATGAAAAATCCATCAGAAACTTCATTAGGTAGTAGTTATTCAGAAATGGGTCTGTCTATGTGTATCATGTccttatattacatcattattatgtaatgcTAATATCCTTTTGGTAATAAATGGTAATATAGGCAATATGAGTAATACGGGTAATGTGGGTAATACGGGTATATacaggtaatataggtaatatgggtaatatgggtaatatgggtaatataggtaatgtgggtaatacgggtaatatgggtaatataggtaatgtgggtaatacgggtaatatgggtaatagaggtaatacgggtaatataggtaatatgggtaatactggtaatataggtaatatgggtaatataggtaatatgggtaatataggtaatttaggtaatacgggtaatatgggtaatactggtaatatgggtaatacgggtaatactggtaatatgggtaatatgggtaatacgggtaatatgggtaatactggtaatatgggtaatacaggtaatatgggtaatacgggtaatatgggtaatttaggtaatacgggtaatatatgtaatacgggtaatatgggtaatacgggtaatttaggtaatatgggtaatataggtaatactggtaataagggtaatataggtaatacgggtaatatgggtaatacgggtaatttaggtaatacgggtaatataggtaatacgggtaatactggtaatacgggtaatttaggtaatacgggtaatataggtaatactggtaatatgggtaatataggtaatatgggtaatataggtaatacgggtaatatgggtaatataggtaatatgggtaatataggtaatacgggtaatatgggtaatagaggtaatacgggtaatacaggtaatatgggtaatataggtaatactggtaatataggtaatatgggtaatataggtaatatgggtaatataggtaatatgggtaatatgggtaatacgggtaatataggtaatgtgggtaatacgggtaatatgggtaatacgggtaatacaggtaatatgacCCAGAGCCGGAGCCCAgaaattttgagtggtccggccatccatgaactgcaatggaggtcatagttatgcacactactttttattgatcttaTGTGATTTTAGATTATctgctttcatgtgatactcaactgcataATATGCTAAGCACACAGAGCATGCCAAGccagggggatctgggggcatgctaccccaggaaaatttttgaaaatagatgctctgaaatggcatctggaagctattttacttgcaaagcctctttctcctttttgttaacatcaaggatatatcctggtaattttgtactacagttTTAGTTTCATATATATCTAATTTCACTTCAGTGAAAGCTTAGTTCTTTACgatacagaaaccattgggatgcatgcatgacatgcatgatcaatatTATTAGCCCAATACAGTGCCATGCATGCAGATACTTTTGAGTGATTTGAGGATAGTCAATTAACATAGATAtaatggcttagactaagtAGAACAGTGGTTATATTCtataccgaatgctctattagagtattgcgatgactgttctattagagtatattattatgactgctctattagagtatctcgatctttttacaaattcaagtagctgaaaagtggtccggccaatgccggaccggccggaccgtgggctccggccctgtataatatgggtaatataggtaatactggtaatataggtaatatgggtaatatgggtaatataggtaatgtgggtaatataggtaatacgggtaatatgggtaatactggtaatatgggtaatataggtaatatgggtaatttaggtaatacaggtaatataggtaatatgggtaatacggatAATttaggtaatataggtaatgtgggtaatacgggtaatatgggtaatagaggTAATCATacgggtaatacaggtaatatgggtaatataggtaatactggtaatataggtaatatgggtaatataggtaatacgggtaatacgggtaatttaggtaatacgggtaatataggtaatacgggtaatactggtaatatgggtaatatgggtaatataggtaatacgggtaatatgggtaatacgggtaatttaggtaatacgggtaatataggtaatacgggtaatatgggtaatataggtaatatgggtaatataggtaatgtgggtaatacgggtaatatgggtaatatgggtaatacgggtaatgtgTGTAATTTAGGTaaaatgggtaatatgggtaatatgggtaatttaggtaatacgggtaatataggtaatatgggtaatatgggtaatacgggtaatataggtaatataggtaatactggtaatataggtaatatgggtaatataggtaatactggtaatatgggtaatataggtaatatgggtaatataggtaatacgggtaatataggtaatatgggtaatataggtaatatgggtaatatgggtaatacgggtaatataggtaatatgggtaataccggtaatatgggtaatactggtaatatgggtaatactggtaatatgggtaatacgggtaatacaggtaatatgggtaatataggtaatatgggtaatacgggtaatataggtaatatgggtaataccggtaatacgggtaatatgggtaatactggtaatatgggtaatactggtaatatgggtaatataggtaatatgggtaatttaggtaatacgggtaatataggtaatatgggtaatatgggtaatacgggtaatataggtaatatgggtaataccggtaatatgggtaatactggtaatatgggtaatactggtaatatgggtaatacgggtaatacaggtaatatgggtaatataggtaatatgggtaatacgggtaatataggtaatatgggtaataccggtaatacgggtaatatgggtaatactggtaatatgggtaatacgggtaatacaggtaatatgggtaatataggtaatatgggtaatacgggtaatatgggtaataccggtaatacgggtaatatgggtaatactggtaatatgggtaatacgggtaatacaggtaatatgggtaatacaggtaatatgggtaatactggtaatatgggtaatgtaggtaatatgggtaatgtattatgggtaatgtaggtaatatgggtaatacgggtaatgtgTGTAATTTAGGTaaaatgggtaatatgggtaatactggtaatatgggtaatgtaggtaatatgggtaatgtaggtaatatgggtaatacgggtaatgtgTGTAATTTAGGTaaaatgggtaatatgggtaatactggtaatatgggtaatgtaggtaattTGGGTAATATGCCATGTAGGTACTATGGGTAAtgcgggtaatactggtaacaTGTGTAATGGAAGTAATACTgataatatgggtaatataggtattGTAGGTAATAATTATGAGTAATActaggtaatacgggtaatatggatAGTACTGGTAATGTATTGGTTATGCATGCAGGTAATATGTGTAATATGGATCTGGTAGTGTGAGAAATACGGATAATATGGGggtaaataatagttatacggatGCACTATCgggtctatgaaatttatatacCCATGCAAAGGTCTGAATCTGTAGCGCATGATCAAAGCGAAGGAGCTATTACATGCTATAAGGGCCTAAGGGTTTATAAGTTTTATAGActaccatattatatataaataactgctttagactgtattttacattacactcagattacttccTTGTCAATgaatggctgtttctgctgtagatGGTCGAAAGTGGCTGGTTTTCTGCTGGCAAATGGCGacccattacacttcgttttcagctatgctccacCCTtaacacagcaatacaaatgaagaacagtatgagaagcatttCTGCAATCAATTTAGTTGAAATGGAAAATAAACGTGATAAGTATGCTAGCTTTCAGAGCAGGGGCTAAAAatggggctagttgtggccaaaaagctactTGTAAATGACTggataatgttgtcactaaggaAATGACAGAATTTAAAATTTCAAGGCAGTCTCAAATAAATTTTTAgcaaatatcacaataatttaATTATGTCCCAAATACCTGTTTAATGCCCACCTTGTGGTCATCTGAATTTGTCGTGTCGGGGTGATACGGTTCGCTCCTGGTAGCAACTGCTCGTGATTGATCGACCACACACGGATCCCACTACTAACATCCTAACTTGCCTTCAAAATGCATGCGACAGTACACGTGATACAGCATtacataatacattacaaacaatAACAATTAGTCAAttctcgacatcctccggggccaGGCGAAGTACATTTGCCCACTCAGAGATTCTCTCCAGTGCCCTTGTTGCAGCTCTTCTAGATGGTCTGCCGGTTGAAGGCATCTCAGCTGTTGCTTCTTGAGTAGTTTCATCACAATCAGATCTTGACTGAGGAATTCGAAATTGTTCAGCATCACTACTTGAAATCTCCAACGGATATAATTTCACAATGGGTCTAGTTGTCTTGTAATTACTCATTCTAATGTGAGCAGCTCGAACAAGGCCATCGTTCCCTTCAATGAAGTCTTCCACAACTGCGAGCCTCCAGTGAAGCCTGGATTTGTCATCATGCACAATTACTATGTCTCCCTTCTTGATAACTCTTTCATTACTTCCTGATGCCTTGTGAAATTCTCGCAATGAAGTTAGATATTCACACTTCCATCTTTGCCAGAACTGTTGAATCAGCCTTGTTTGTCTGTTAACTGATCGTCTGAGTGTAGTATCATTCACTGTAAAGTCAGGATCATTCAAGTCAACTGGGTCATCAAGTGGACATGGAAATGGCCGTATCCTTCTACCATAAAGCAGATGGGATGGATAGTGAACAGGTGTAGTAAAGGTATTGTCGACACGTTCAATGAATCCACGACGTTCTTGCTCTTGAATGATGTTGTGATACAGATTGAGCAATTCAGGAGTTAGCATCAGTTTGGTGAGAAGAGTCTTAGTTCTACGCTGACAGATGTTGAAGTTTGATGGCAAATAAGGTTTGTCATCCTTCCATGGGAACTTAGCACAGTATGTACCATTTGGTAATTGGGAAATGCTAGAAGCTTGGTACGTA encodes the following:
- the LOC136258013 gene encoding uncharacterized protein isoform X2; protein product: MSNPQSTQLTTTQLQPAMSVPSATPVSSFVIPASHNTPKVSPICLLKTAVAPVVNGHMRMNANILFDEGAQRSFMSIQLATELQVKPTSSTQVALSSFGAESQSLQTLDAATVQVETLVGELIPISVLIVPTIATPISNSYHLALNTLPHLKGLKLATPITINKEFTISILIGTDHYWSFVQDWIIRGDGPTAQQSKLGYLLSGPMPQVATQLSTLILLQLTTITDHNQEPNLEQLWSVEAIGTCPQQSSSSFLITYQASSISQLPNGTYCAKFPWKDDKPYLPSNFNICQRRTKTLLTKLMLTPELLNLYHNIIQEQERRGFIERVDNTFTTPVHYPSHLLYGRRIRPFPCPLDDPVDLNDPDFTVNDTTLRRSVNRQTRLIQQFWQRWKCEYLTSLREFHKASGSNERVIKKGDIVIVHDDKSRLHWRLAVVEDFIEGNDGLVRAAHIRMSNYKTTRPIVKLYPLEISSSDAEQFRIPQSRSDCDETTQEATAEMPSTGRPSRRAATRALERISEWANVLRLAPEDVEN